From Pseudomonas sp. FP2335, the proteins below share one genomic window:
- the pqqD gene encoding pyrroloquinoline quinone biosynthesis peptide chaperone PqqD — MSFDRSKKPTWRQGYRYQYEPAQKGHVLLYPEGMIKLNDSAALIGGLIDGERDVAAIIAELDKQFPGVPELGDDIEQFMEVARAEHWITLA; from the coding sequence ATGAGCTTTGATCGCAGCAAGAAACCGACCTGGCGCCAGGGCTACCGCTACCAGTACGAGCCCGCGCAAAAGGGCCATGTGTTGCTCTACCCCGAAGGCATGATCAAGCTCAACGACAGCGCTGCGCTGATCGGCGGCCTGATCGACGGCGAGCGCGACGTGGCGGCGATCATCGCCGAGCTGGATAAGCAGTTCCCCGGCGTACCTGAGCTGGGTGACGACATCGAGCAATTCATGGAGGTCGCCCGTGCAGAACACTGGATCACCCTTGCCTGA